The proteins below are encoded in one region of Paenibacillus albus:
- a CDS encoding arsenic transporter: MYGTLANTVTIFAFLMTVVLILWRPKEINEAIPSTIGAVLVLLSGTVTLSDFAQISQTVSGAAITIMATIVMAVVLESFGFFIWASEGLAARAKGSGIRLFWYVNLLCFLMTLFFNNDGSILITTPILLILLQNLGLKPHQKIPYLLSGALVATASSAPIGVSNIVNLIALKMVHMSLYMNTLMMFVPATLGLLFMVLLLFLVNYRALPKRLPTMPHIHGRGKLHLPGQHPLMLQTPKPALSELTADQRNRFMQKVLLFVFVVRISLFVASYYGIPIAIVSVIGSAILLAWRWYYLHISPADMLRKTPWHVLVFAFGMYVIIFGIHNIGFTKKLVVLFEPIVSGNLLNASLVIGSIQSAMSTLFNNHPALMIGTLTLTEMHLDPLTLKIAYLANVIGSDIGSLLLPIGTLASLIWLHILRKHKVKLPWKEYTKVTILVIPPTVLFTLVVLYYWVSWLF, encoded by the coding sequence CACCGTGACGATCTTCGCTTTCCTCATGACCGTTGTCCTCATTCTCTGGCGCCCGAAGGAAATCAATGAAGCGATTCCCTCAACGATCGGAGCTGTGCTTGTCTTGCTAAGCGGAACGGTTACCTTATCTGACTTTGCACAAATCAGCCAAACGGTCAGCGGTGCAGCAATTACCATTATGGCGACCATCGTCATGGCCGTCGTCTTGGAGAGCTTCGGTTTTTTTATTTGGGCCTCGGAAGGACTAGCCGCTCGGGCGAAGGGTTCGGGCATCCGGCTGTTCTGGTATGTGAACCTGCTCTGTTTCTTAATGACCTTGTTCTTTAACAATGACGGCAGCATTCTGATCACTACACCGATACTGCTTATTTTGCTGCAGAACTTGGGGCTTAAACCGCATCAGAAAATTCCTTATTTGCTCTCAGGAGCACTTGTCGCAACCGCATCCAGCGCTCCGATCGGCGTCAGCAACATCGTCAACCTCATCGCATTGAAAATGGTCCATATGAGCTTGTACATGAACACGCTAATGATGTTTGTCCCTGCCACGCTTGGTTTACTGTTCATGGTTCTGCTGCTGTTTCTGGTCAACTATCGCGCACTGCCTAAACGTCTGCCAACGATGCCTCACATTCATGGACGAGGCAAGCTGCACCTACCTGGCCAGCACCCTCTAATGCTACAAACACCTAAACCGGCGCTAAGCGAATTGACCGCTGATCAGCGGAACCGCTTCATGCAGAAGGTGCTTCTGTTCGTGTTCGTCGTCCGAATCAGCTTATTCGTCGCTTCCTACTATGGCATTCCGATCGCAATCGTCTCTGTGATCGGGTCCGCAATTCTGCTCGCATGGAGATGGTACTACCTGCACATCTCCCCAGCCGACATGCTGCGCAAGACACCTTGGCACGTCCTCGTATTCGCTTTCGGCATGTATGTCATTATTTTTGGCATTCATAACATTGGCTTTACGAAAAAGCTTGTCGTCCTGTTTGAACCGATTGTCAGCGGCAATCTGCTCAATGCCAGCCTTGTCATCGGATCTATTCAGAGCGCAATGTCTACACTATTCAACAATCATCCGGCATTGATGATTGGAACGCTCACCTTGACTGAGATGCATCTCGATCCCCTGACGCTCAAGATCGCCTATCTTGCGAATGTCATCGGCAGCGACATCGGATCGCTTCTGCTGCCAATCGGCACACTCGCTTCATTGATCTGGCTGCATATTTTGCGCAAGCATAAAGTAAAGCTGCCCTGGAAGGAGTACACGAAGGTGACGATACTCGTCATTCCGCCTACGGTGCTGTTCACTCTGGTTGTGCTGTATTACTGGGTCAGCTGGTTATTCTAG